AGGCTgatttgttttaacttttaagttaGTATAAATCAGAGTTATCAACAATAAAATATTCGAATTAGATTAGttcaagtttttatttttaaaataagaaaattttgccAATATATACACActtgataattaaaagttatattttaaaaactaatttttataaattatctgtaaaaaaaataaaatttacccaaccaaatcttaagtaaaacttattattattataattgaaaaattaagaaacgAAATAAGCTTCATACTCCACTTATCTAGTACCTCAATACTCAGCTGTATATGTTCTGTTGACCAAGCCATCATGAAACTGAAACCCAATTGTTACAAAGGTTTCTGACGATACAAGTCTATATACAAATTTCTTATTGCCAACTTAATCCTAGCACCAAACTATTAATATAATTGCTCTTTCTCTGCATAGAAGCTATGCTGTGAAAATACCTCGTATTTTATCCATCTCTTCTGCATATCTAGACTTAAACATTTACTCCTAATGCATCTCTTAGGCATGATCTTCAGCCACCATGAACTCATTTATTGATGGCCAAGTTAACCCTTATATTGACCACCTTCAAGATCCAGCACTACTGAATGTTTCTAATGTTTGTGAAATCAAATTTAGTTTCAATTTAAATGTCTCAAAAGTGATACAAAATAGCTTACTGAAAACAAATTATTGCTTTATAACTATACCGTGTCGAAACTATGATTTTAATCATTAAGGAAACTATATGGTATTAAAGAAATCCTCACAAAAGATATGGTAGGAAACTGGTAAATAAAACAATGTTGCCTTCATCTATATTATTTGTATGACCCTCAAAATGATGAAGTGGTTTCATGAAGGAGGAGAAAATCATGATGATAATAGAAAAACTAACATGGCTTTATATCTACAGAAAGTGATCATATAAATTAGTAGACTTCCACATTCCATTGCTCTGCCTTCTTCAATTGCCTCTTGTATTCAGTCCAATCAATGCCTACAACACAAAGAACACACCATGATCAATCAAGTTTTTTCTCTTGATAAAATCCAAGTTAAAGTGACAAAGTAGATTCATGTTTGTTACCATCTCTGGCAGCAAGTGAAACCATGATGTCATCAATTCCTTTTTCCATGCCTTTGAGTCCACACATGTATACAAAAGTGTTGTCTTTCTTAAGTAACTCCCAAAGCTCTTCTGCATATTGAGCCATTCTGGTTTGGATGTACATCTTCTCTCCCTTCTCGTTCGTTTGCTCTCTGCTCACTGCGAAGTCAAGCCTGAATTTCTCAGGGTTTTTCTCCTTCATCTTCTCAAATTCCTGCCCCATGTAAAGGTTGACAGTTATTAATATCTATCAGCAAATGCATGTCCCACAAAAACATGATTTTGTATAGCCACCTCACCTCCTTGTATAGCAGTGAGCTGCTTGTAGGGACACCCAAGAAGAGCCATGCCAAACCATTGAACTGCATACATTAAATCATGTCTCAAAACTTGGTTAATTTAATTATGAACTATTAAGGGCAACCCGGTGCACAAGCGTCCCGCGTTTAACGCAGGGTCCGGGAAAGGGCCGCAACCAAGGTTGTAATGTACGCAGCCTAACCTGATAATTATATCAGTGGCTGTTTCCACGGCTTGAACCCGTGACCTTGAGGTCACGTGGAGACAACTCATCCGCTGCTCCGAGGCTCCCCTTCTTAATTATGAACTATTGCTTAGTTAAAACATTTACAAGTTATACTTATTAGCAACAAATGTAATTTTATTTCCTTATTATAGCCTTTCATAATTGCATCTGACATAAGGGACTACACTTACTAAGGTGATACTGGTCAAATGAAACCAGCAGATACAAACATATTTACCACattaaaattttcttgtttctaaAGCAACAAATGCTTTATTTTGCCTATGCTTACTAGCTAAGCATAGTTGATAATTCTTAAAATATCCACAGAGATAGAATTAAGCATTTCCATTTAGTTGGAATGAAATAGGGAAGCATCATAGACTTTGAGCATATACATACAATGTATTTACATAGCCATTTTCACTGTCTAGGCATCAGATttggtttcaatttttttgtggCTCACTTACCTTATAATCATCGTGCTTCTCGAAGAACATTTTCCATAAAAACGAACGGAATGGGGCAATTCCAGTTCCAGTTGCCAACTGCATAGAAAAATTTGCATGATCAGCTATGAAATTCAAAACAGCAATGATGAGTAAACAAAGGGATCATCAAACACtgcatttttgaattaaaatgatGATGTACCATGATGATAGTAGCATTGGGATCTTTTGGCATAAGCATTTCTTTCCCCACAGGTCCAGTAATCTTTACTTCAGCTCCTGGTTTCAAGTCACCTGAATAAACAGCAACATAAGTTCCAAAAAGAAAGGCTAAAATTTAAACCTGAATTTCTTTAAGAAACATACTATAGAAATATTGAAAACTCAAACTATTGATCCTTACATAGGAAATTTGAGCAGACTCCCTTGACAAGTTCTCCATTTTCATTTGTATACACAAGACGTTTCACACATAGAGAAACCTGGGTGAGTGAATGAAAGCATCATATCAAATATATGAGATTGCAGAGAAATTGAAGTATGAATGGAACAAAAGGGTAAAACCCAAATCATGATAGGTCTCCAAAATAGGACTCACAGTTTTTGAGTCTCCAAAATCACCAAGAGCACTGCTAGCAATAGAATACAATCTGAGCTTGTGAGGCTTTCCATTCTTGTCAATGCCATCTGGAATCACCCCAATTGATTGTCCTTCTCTGTAAGGAACCTCTCCTGAAACAATAATTACAATCAAATATTTGTTGAATTGTAAAAAGGGATGAGAGCATGCatgattatataaataaatacccTCTGTGCTGAAGACCATGTGCCAAGTTTCACCAGGTGCATCATCCCCAGTGATCTTAGTGTTGAGCAAGCATCTTCCAATGTATGGCTCCTTGGGTTTGAACTTGTTCACAACAACACCTTCTTCCTGCTTCTTGGAAATCTTTTCAACCTTAGCAGGTGCCTCAGTTGTGACCTGAGCTCTGATGGGAACCACTCTTCCACTGATACAAACATCTCTATACTGCAATGTAACCTGGCAATTCACAAACACCACCacagatcatcatattcatagTTCTTGAATTGCACCCTTAATTAAGTGCTTCAAAAGATGTACCTTTTTGAAGAGGAGTCTATGTGGGGAAGCAATAGAGGTTGTTGTGGTTGGAATAGAGGTGGATTTAGTGGATGGAAATGAGACTGCAGCAGTTACTGCAGTAGCCATGTTTGCTGTGACAGAAAACTAACAAGCTAGGACGATGATGAAATGTGTTTCAGTGAAGTACGAAAAAGTAAGATCAGATTTTTTAGATTCAGTGGATGAGATTTGTGATCCAAGAGTAAGGATAAAGTCTACGTGGTATATATATGTTACCCCCAACATTGGAACTCTATTTCTTTCACTATTTATCATGCTTTTAATTTGTCTCGATTAATTCCTCAATTATCAAGTACCCAAATTAAATTATGTCCTATTCTTCAGGTTTAGATAGTTTGGTTTTCTGTATGATGATGCAATTTCAACCAATTTTCATCGGGTGCATATAACTATCTAAGTATAAGATTTACCTAAATTTATGTGTTGTTGACTAATTTTGTATTAGTGtgttttttcttatatataaaCTATAAAGTTTGCTGTTAGAGTAAAAGTTTACACATTTTaagttatatttataaaattttatatcatttaaaataatttgatttgatttactattTATTGTAAAAATAACGAATCTCAAATAGAATTAATTTTGAAGGAAGAAATTgcattataatataaaatggattagttatttctaaaattgagttttttttttgtcaaataaaattgagttttttttttgtctttggcCCAATGCCAAACCAAACAAGAGATCGGGTCGGGTCAGAAGCCAACACAACCCTATGCTATTGGTGTAGCACCTGCTCTCCTCATTCGTCTCTTTCGCTCTCCAACACTCGGGTGTTCATCAGCTGCGCAGCCATTACCACCGTCTGACCGCCGACGATCCCAGAGGCTGCGCTGGCAGCGTATCTCGCCGCCCCGCTGCCTAAGATCTTCAGTTCTACCACAACGTAGTCCTTTTCGTTCGCTGTAACTATCGATTTTCACCGTCGCCGTCTGATGCTTTTGTCTGCCGGTGAAGCCCTTTTCCGTCGCATGACTGCCATGATTCGTCGTCGCTAAGGAAATTCCAGTTGGTTTCTCTGCCGCGTCGAATTTCTCCTTCCCTTGTTGACTGTCTTGCCCAGGTGTGATAGCGTTATTCAGGAAGACGTTTCTCCTTTCCGGCGAAGTCGCATCAGTACCTTTGATAACTAAGAGAGGGTTTAGAGTTCCGGAATTTGGCATCAGGCCTCTCTGTCACATTGAATCCCCGAAATTCAGATTTTCTTGCCTTTGAATTCTAGAATGCATCCGTTCTGGTTCAAAGCTTCACTCCTTAATTGTTCTGTTATTTCTCGTGGGGGCTTCCGTCTCCAGTTTTCCTCCAATCGACCTGTCAGGGAACATTTTGCCACTCCATTAGCGACTTTATTTCCCTCTCTAGGGACCCATGTAAAGCCACAATTGGACAGACTCTCAGCCAGAAGAAAAATATCTCGAAGAATTGATTCTACCTCTCCTATATAAGTCTTTGATTTCACTGCTTGCACAAGAGGTAAATTGTCCGATTCTATTAAAATTTGCTCCATATTAAGATTTGTGGCTAGAATTAGTGCCCTTCTCattgcttctgcttctgctgcCAGGCTAGAATAAGCTCTGATTctcattgattctcctattaACAATTTTCCGGAATTGTCTCGAATCACAACTGCAGTTGCTCCCTCTGCCGTCGATCTACTATACACACCGTCTACGTTAGTCTTCAGCCAGTCCCCCGGTGGAGGTCTCCAGGTAATGCTCCTTCTGCTCATATTTCTGTTCTGGTTTTTCCTGAGCTACTCCTTTTTTGCATTACTTCCCTGATTTTTGATTCTAGGATTTTAGTTTTGATGATGGAGCATTGGGGTTGGGATTAGTATTTTGGAATACAGCCTGGTTTCTCATTTTTCAAATCTCGCAACTTAGCATTCCAATTCTTCCAATCAGATTATCTGCCTCTTCCTTTCCTTGTCTTATAATTTTCCTGCACATTTCAATCAGCCATTTTGCAAAAGACTTGATTGTCTCTGGTGTTGGTAGACATTGACTCTGTGCTCCAAACCATGTTGCTCTAGTCCACTGGCATAGAAGAATTCCATGCTCCGTTGTCTCTATTCCTTCCCTGCAAATTTGACAGATAGGAGGattagttattttctttttaaataagttGTTATATACTGGTATTATATCATGTGCCGCTTTCCATAAAAACATTCTTATCTTCGACGGAACATTCATTTCCCATCTCTTTCCAAAGATCCGTCATATCTGTGCTTGTTGAGGTTCCGCTCTTTCGCtgccttttttttccttctttgccACATAATATCCTGTCTTAACTGTGTAACCCCCATCCCATTTGAAAGGCCATATTAGTCTGTCTTCGCTCCTCAGTAGACTTATGGGTGTTTGCAGAATTTTGTTGCTTATGTTCTCCGGGAATAATTCTGTTATTCTTTCTTGTTTCCATCATTCTCCCTCGATGATGAGCTCGTTTACTCTATCTACTGAGTGATTTCTGTTCAAAAGGATTTTTACCCATGCCCATAACCCAGTTGTCTTCCCATATTTTTACTTTTGAGCCCTTTCCAATACTCCATATCCCATTCCTTCTCAAGAAGTCCCTGTCTTGGATAAGACTTTTCCATGCCCATGATCTTCTACTCTCGATGCCAGCTTCCCAAAAATCACTATCCTCAAAATATATTGCTTTTAGAATTTTTACCCATATTGCATTTGGATGTTCAATCACCCCCCATGCTTACTTGGCTAGATAGGATAAATTCTGACACTGTAAGTCTCTAAAACCTAACCTGCCATCCATCTTGCTTTTGCAAattaatgagcggataatttatacgctttttggcattgtttttaggtagtttttagtataatctagctactttcagggatgttttcattagtttttatgctaaattcacatttctggactttactatgagtttgtgtgtttttctatgatttcaggtaatttctagctgaaattgagggatctgagcaaaactctgataaaggctgacaaaggaatgctgatgctgttggattctgacctccctgcactcgaaatagattttatggagctacagaactccaaatggcacgctctcaacgacattggaaagtagacatccagagcttttcagaaatatataatagtccatactttattcgtgattagatgacgtaaactggcgctcaaggccagttccatgctgcattctggagtcaaacgccaaaaacacgtcatgaaccagagttgaacaccaaaaatacgttacaacttggtgttcaaatCCAAAAGAAGCATTAGCtcatgtaaagttcaagctcagcccaagcacacaccaagtgggccccggaagtagatttctgcatcaattacttacttctgtaaaccctagtagctagtctagtataaataggactttttactattgtattcagtgtatttgaccattcggtcttttgaccataggtccttctccctattttcgaattcatatcatattttgggggctggccattcggccatgcctggaccttcacttatgtattttcaacagtggagtctatacacaccatagattaagggtgtggagctctgctgtacctcaagttttaatgcaattactactattttctattcaattcgatttattcctgttctaagataccattcgtacttcaacctgatggatgtgatgatccgtgacaatcatcatcatccgtccctatgaacgcgtgcctgacaaccactttcgttctacaagcgaaagctagagtgtgtatctcttggattcctgatgcacgacgcatggttgccctcgcctgacaaccgatccttccattccgtgagatcagagtcttcgtggtataagctagaattgatagcggcattcatgagaatccggaaagtctaaaccttgtctgtggtattccgagtaggattccaggattgaatgactgtgacgagcttcaaactcgggATTGTTGGGCgcgatgacaaacgcaaaagaattaagggattctattctgacatgatcgagaactgacagatgattagccgtgccgtgacagagcatttggaccttttcaCTGataggatgggatgtagccattgacaacggtgatgccctacatacagcttgccatggaaaggagtaagaaggattggatgaaggtagtaggaaagtagagattcagaaggagcacagcatcttcatacgcctatctgaaactcccatcaatgatttacataagtatttctatctttattttcagtttatttattattaatattcgaaaactctctcaccatttattatcttcctgactgagatctacaagatgaccatagcttgcttcataccaacaatctctatgggatcgacccttactcacgtaaggtttattacttggacgacccagtacacttgctggttagttgagcgaagttgtgaaattatgtttagagcatggtattgagcaccaagtttttggggccattactTGGGAATCAATTTTGAACAACAATataagtatgaatcacaatttcgtccaccaagtttttggcgccgttgccggggattgttcgagtatggacaactgacggttcatcttgttgctcagattaggtaatttttttttattttcttttcaaaaaatttttttcaaaattttccctttgttttcaaaaaatccttcagagtttttaagaatgaattctagagtttcaaaatggtatactaaagcttggctggccatcaagctttagactaacctggtatgattcttgggattttgattgaggactttgaattcattacttcctttttcctatatgtttttcgaaaaaaataaaataaaatccaaaaaaataataaaattataaaaataaaaaatatttttgtgtttcttgtttgaatcttatgtcatgttttaagtttggtatcaattgcatattcattttgttcttgcaatttttgaaaattcatgcattcatagtgttcttcatgatcttcaagttgttcttggtaagtcttcttgtttgatcttgatgttttcttgttttgtgtcttttattatttttcatgtgcatctttgcatttatattgtctaagcattaaagatttctaagtttggtatcttgcatgttttctttgcatcaaaaatttttcaaaaatatgttcttgatgttcatcatgatcttcaaagtgttcttggtgttcatcttgacattcatagtgttcttgcatgcatcattggttttgatccaaaattttcatgttttgggtcatatttgtgtttttctctctcatcattaaaaattcaaaaataaaaaaatatcttttccttttttctctcaaaatttcgaaaatttgggtaattagttgtttcttgtaagtcaagtcaaattttcaaattttaaaaaaaactttatcttttcaaaactttttcaaaaaaattaaatctttttcatttttcttattaatttacgaAAAtcctttaaattatttttcaaaaatcgttttcttagttttatccttattttcaaaaattatgctaacaattaatgtgattgattcaaaaatttgaagtttgttactttcttgttaagaaaggttcaatctttaaattctaggatcttatcttttagtttcttgttagtcaagtaattaattttaatttaaaaaaaaataataaatctttcCTAACCATAtccttttaatcatatctttttatcttatcttttatatcatatccttttcaaaattttatctttttcaaaaaaaaaatttgattttaaaatatcttttctaactttttatcttcttatcttttcaaaattaattttcaaatctttttcaactaactatttgactttttgtttgtttcttatctttttcaaaaccacctaacaacttttctctctctaatttttgaaaatacctccctctttttcaaaaattcttttcaattaactaattgttttaaattttaattttaattttatttcttatcttaattttcgaaaatcattaactccttttcaaaattattttcaaaaacttctatctctcatcttatcctatttatttactcatttactaacacttctcttcatctcaaatctctaccccctatccttacccttgtgtttggattctcctttctttattccctttctttttctactaacaataaggaacctctttactgtgacatagaggattcctcttctttttctgctctcttctctttcatatgagcaggaacaagaaaaaaggcattcttgttgaagctgacccagaacctaaaaggactctgaagaggaaactaagagaagctaaattacaacaatccagagacaaccttgctgaaattttcgaacaagaaaaggagatggcagccgaacccaacaacaataatgcaaggaggatgcttggtgattatactacacctacttccaagtttgatggaagaagcatctcaattcctgccataggagcaaataattttgagctgaaacctcaattagttgctctgatgcaacagagctgcaagtttcatggacttccatcagaagatccctaccagttcttaactgagttcttgcagatctatgagactgttaagactaatggagtagatcctgaagtctacaNNNNNNNNNNNNNNNNNNNNNNNNNNNNNNNNgatagcctggactcttgggataagctggtcacgaccttcttggctaagttctttcctcttcaaaagctgagcaagcttagagtggatgttcagaccttcaaacaaaaagatggtgaatccctctatgaaacttgggaaagatacaagcagatgaccaaaagatgtccttctgatatgtttttagaatggaccatgatagatatattctattatggtctatctgacttctctaagatgtcactggaccattctgcaggtggatccattcacctaaagaaaacgcctgcagaagctcaagaacttattgacatggttgcaaataaccagttcatgtacacttctgagaggaattccgtgaataatgggacgcctcaaaggaagggagttcttgaaattgatgctctgaatgccatattggctcagaacaaaattttgactcagcaagtcaacatgatttctcaaagtgtGAATTGAtggaaaaatgcatccaatagtactaaagaggcatcttctgaaaaagaagcttatgatcctgagaaccctgcaatagcagaggtaaattatatgggtgaaccttatggaaacacctataattcatcatggagaaatcatccaaatttctcatggaaggatcaacgaaagcctcaacaaggctttaataatggtggaagaaataggctcagcaatatcaagccttatccatcatcttctcagcaacaaacagagaattctaagcaaagtacctctaacttagcaaatttagtctctgatctgtccaagaccactttaagtttcatgagtgagacaaggtgctccatcagaaatttggaggcacaagtgggccagctgagtaagaaaatcactaaaactcctcctaatactctcccaagcaatactgaagagaatccaaaaagagagtgcaaggccattgatataatcaacatggccgaacctagagaagaaggagaggacgtgaatcccaatgaggaataccccatgggacgtctctcaagcaagaaggagttccctattgaggacccaaaggaatctgaggctcatatagagaccatagagattccattaaacctccttctgccattcatgagctctgaagactattcttcctctgaagaagatgaagatgtaactggagagtaagttactcaatatctaggagctatcatgaggctgaatgccaagttgtttggtaatgagacttgggaaggtgaacctcccttgctcattagtgaactagatacataggttcagcaaattttacctcaaaaaagacaagatcctggcaaattcttaataccctacaccataggcaccatgacctttgaaaaggctctgtgtgacctagggtcaggcataaatcttatgccactctctgtaatggagaagttagggatcattgaggtacagcctgccatattctcattacaaatggcagccaagtcagtaagacaagcttatgaattggtagaggacgtgttagtaaaggttgaaggcttttacatccctgatgatttcataatcttagacactagaaaggaggaggatgaatgcatcatccttggaagacctttcctagccacagcaggagcggtgattgatgttgacagaggaaaatcagtccttcaattaaatgggaactaccttgtgtttaaagctcaaggatcatcttctgcaaccatggagaggaagcatgaaaaccCCCACAatcaagctctaagtttggtgttgggaggccacaaccaaactctgagtttggtgttgactccccacatccaaactctaagtttggtgttgggagtctacaacattgacctgattacctatgtggctccatgagagcccactgttaagctattgacattaaagaagcgcttattgggaggcaacccaatttttatttaactaattttatttttctttttattattcttttatgttttattaggttcatgatcatgtggagtcatgaaaaaattactaaaattaaaaacagaatcaaaaacagcagaagaaaaatcacaccctggaggaaggacttactagcgttcaaacgccagtaaggagcatctggctggcgtt
The Arachis duranensis cultivar V14167 chromosome 5, aradu.V14167.gnm2.J7QH, whole genome shotgun sequence genome window above contains:
- the LOC107487480 gene encoding ferredoxin--NADP reductase, leaf isozyme, chloroplastic, coding for MATAVTAAVSFPSTKSTSIPTTTTSIASPHRLLFKKVTLQYRDVCISGRVVPIRAQVTTEAPAKVEKISKKQEEGVVVNKFKPKEPYIGRCLLNTKITGDDAPGETWHMVFSTEGEVPYREGQSIGVIPDGIDKNGKPHKLRLYSIASSALGDFGDSKTVSLCVKRLVYTNENGELVKGVCSNFLCDLKPGAEVKITGPVGKEMLMPKDPNATIIMLATGTGIAPFRSFLWKMFFEKHDDYKFNGLAWLFLGVPTSSSLLYKEEFEKMKEKNPEKFRLDFAVSREQTNEKGEKMYIQTRMAQYAEELWELLKKDNTFVYMCGLKGMEKGIDDIMVSLAARDGIDWTEYKRQLKKAEQWNVEVY
- the LOC107487310 gene encoding uncharacterized protein LOC107487310, translating into MSRRSITWRPPPGDWLKTNVDGVYSRSTAEGATAVVIRDNSGKLLIGESMRIRAYSSLAAEAEAMRRALILATNLNMEQILIESDNLPLVQAVKSKTYIGEVESILRDIFLLAESLSNCGFTWVPREGNKVANGVAKCSLTGRLEENWRRKPPREITEQLRSEALNQNGCILEFKGKKI